In Rhodopirellula sp. P2, the DNA window AAGCAGTGGGACACCGACTCGAACCTCGACCTCCGAGGTGTCTTCCACGATTTCGTCCGGGATCACAGTCACGGCAGCATTGCGAATGCCAACCGCCCGCATGTGCGTTTGAACGACTTCTCGGACCTCTTCCGAGGTGGCGCCTGTGATGATCCCACGCCGCGCACCAATGTAGGCCCCATGGTCCGCAGAATGCCGGAGCATTGCGACGCGAGTCAGCTCGATGCCAGACACCAAAATGGTGAACAGCACGGTGGAAACGATCGCCATTTCAACCACCGTCGCTCCTACGCGAGCGTTAGTCGTCAAGGGTGGCCGCTGAAGCTGGGTGTGAATCATGATGCGAAACCGCGAGGCGGAGAACAAACGAAAGAAGGTAAATGGGCTCATTGGGTCATCAACGACGGAAGCTTCTTCGCAATTTGCTCAAACGCGTTTTGCAACTGGGTCGCATCCGATGCATGAAAGTGCTCTCCGCCGCACTCATTCGCCAGACTCGCCATCCGCCACTGATCAGCATCGTCGCTGAACGTGATCGTGAACAAGGTCACGCCAGAACCCTTCAAAGCGTATGTCATGCTCTCGGGACTCCTCCCCGTGTTGTGGTGCCCATCGGACATCAACACCATGGTGCGGACGGCATAGGGTCGAGCATGCGTGGCATCGGTCAGTGCCGCCAAACCACTTTCCAACCCATATCCGACACTGGTCCCACCCCCATCAAACTGGTACGAGATCCCGTCGAGCTGATCAGAGATGTACGAATAGGTGTGAGTCAAATCACAATTTCGAGTCCCGCTGTCGGCATAGGTCGTCAGACAAAGTTTTTCTGACTGCGGCGAATCCTCAAGAAACCCGCTGAACGCATTGACCGAGGCGACCAAATCCAACCAACGTGAATTGGGAGGCACGGGGGCACCGTAAGTCCACTCGGGCGGCGCAGCAGCCGGGTTGACGTAAGGATCCGGCGTTTCATCGCTCGCGTACGCCATCGAACCGCTGCGGTCGATCACCAACGCCACGTCCATGGTGCTCTGAGTGCTGACGGCAACCCGGCGTGGACGGATCTCAATGTTGGTTCCCAGAGTCGGGAACAAAGGTGAGAAAACCGCGTTCGGTGCGTTCGCCAATGACAGCGTTGTCAATCGAACCGCATTTCCGAGTTGGTTTTCATTGGTCAACGGTTCAAAGCTGTAGCTCTCCTCGAGACTTTCACGAACGCTGATCCCAAATTCGAGATCACCCATGCTGATCGGCACGACTTGCCCCGCAACGGGATTCCGCGCCGCGGCGTCTTGAGCGGCGGCCAGCGCGGCGGCCTTGTCCCCGGTTTGAACGTACATCCGTCCCGCGGCACACACCGCTGCGTCGGTGACGACTTGGCTGTCCGCCGTGACCGCTTCGACGTAAGCGATGTTGATTGCATAGGCCGCCATGATCAGCAACACGGGCAACATGATGACGAGCAGCACAATGACTGCCCCTTCGCTTTGCCTGGATTGGCTTCTCAATCGATTCATCGCTGTTGATTCCCAATCACGGTTTTTGAAGAGTGACCGACTCGGCCAAGTCATAGTTTCCGAATCCCCATCCACCCATCAAAGCATTCGAAGAGAACGGTGCGCGGACTTCGACTGTGAACCAGTCACCGGAATCCAACGTCCGCGGGTCAACGGGATCCAAGACGACGACGATGTCATTCAATCGCTGATCGGCGCTCAACGTCTCGCATTGCCATTCCACGTTGTCCGCCATGGCTTCAGGCAACAGCCCAACGCGTGCGCCCTCGTAGGCAACCATTTTCATTTTTTGCTGCAAGCGAATCATCGTGCACGCTTCGACCGTGCCCATCATGACCACCAGCAACAACGGCAACCCCACGGCCAATTCCGTGACGGCGATCCCGTTGCGATGCGATGGTTTGTTTCGAGTGACCATGGAGATTGGTTCCCGCGTAGGTGGTGTCATGGGTCCGCAACTCAAGCGAACAGATGCAGCCTACGTCACAAAAAGCCACCACTCCGCGATCATTCCGACGGAAGGCATCCTTCTCCGTGGGCAATCGCCCGTTCAGCCAAACAGTCCAATCGAATCTTCCGATTGCAACGGTGCCAACGAATGGTCCACTCGGCAGGATTGCCCGGCAGGCTTGCCCGGTCAGATCGCCCCAATGGACGAACAGGTAGCAGGGGCACAGAAAGGCCCCAAGCAGAAAAGCCCACGGAGAATCGCCCGCCAGATTGGGCGGGAAGACATCTCACGGCTCACTCAAACTCACGCCGCAGCTCCCACGTCCGCTGCGAACGGAGTCTCGACGGAGCTCAGAACTTGTAAAGCAGCAACGCGGAGTAGTAGAAGTCGTTCTTCAGCGCACCTTGAGGCGTGCTGTCATATCGGTCCGTGAGCGACAATCGCAACGAGAAGTTGTCGGAGTCACTGAGCAGGGTCTCCCACGCAACGTCCGTTACCAAACGGTAATCGCTGAAGTCATCCCAGGCCGGGAAGAAATCCAACTTCGCTTTCACCTTCTGGCGAGACGTCAGCTGATGATCCGCTTCGATGCCCAACACAGCTTCCGGAATCCAGGAATCATCTGGTGACCCAATCTCCTTGGACGCACCAGCACCAAAGCGAGTGACCAAGTTCGTTGTGTCGTTTCGAATCCAGTAGTAGCCCAAACCTGAATTCAAATTCAAACGCAGATCAAAGGATTTGAACTTGTCAAATTCCATCCCGAACTTCCCAAACACCGACCAATTGGAATCGTTGATCAAACGGTCGTAATCCAGATTGAATCGACCGTTGTCCTCGGTGATGACGTCGCTGGCACTGGCCTGCCGATAATCAAAATCCAACGCCAAGGTGTACTTGTCGGTTTTGCGTTTCATCTCCAACCCAGTCTGCAGAGCCAACGTGTCTGCGTTGCCCGAACTGCCATCCAAACCAAACTCCGCATGATTCTTCCAACCCTTGGTCATCCAAACCCAAGGTCGCTGGTACCAACTGACCACCTCTTCCTGCAAAGGAGGGGACTCGATCACATGGCCTGATGCAACCACATCGGAATAGCTGGTTGACTGAATCACGCTGTCAGGCAACGGAGCATCCAGGACCGGCGACTCCAACTGGGCAGGCGACAAACCAAACGCCTCGTTCCATCCCGATGGCAATTCGTTCCAGTTCATCGAGGCTTCCTGCCCCGACGCATCCGCTGGCAAGTCCAAGGAGTCCGTGGCGGTCGACGGGGCACTCTCGGCCGCAGGAACCGCCGCCGGAGCGGGAAGTGGTTGAGGCAAATCGTACCCCGAGCCATTGAAAGTCGATTGCCCCATCTGCCAGCCAGGGCTGGACTGCGCGTGCACACAAGTTGTGAGTGCGAGCCATCCGGCAAACGCGAACAAGATTCTTTGAAGGGGATGAATCGAACGCATGAGTTGAAAATGCATGAATATGAATTGCACGGCGATGAAATGCATTGCGTGAACAAGGCAGCGATAATGTTGTTGCGTCGCAAACAACTGCTGGACAAACCTTCCTCTAACGCCTGTACAGAAGTTGCCTCTTTCAGGAAAAGGGCGAATCATGAAT includes these proteins:
- a CDS encoding TadE family protein, whose product is MSPFTFFRLFSASRFRIMIHTQLQRPPLTTNARVGATVVEMAIVSTVLFTILVSGIELTRVAMLRHSADHGAYIGARRGIITGATSEEVREVVQTHMRAVGIRNAAVTVIPDEIVEDTSEVEVRVGVPLLQNTWISPGLFGESLTGRARLLTERAAMVMSRTIPTPPPPPPPEPEPEPEPEPEPEPEPEPEPEPEPEPEPEPEPEPEPEPEPEPEPPPPPLL
- a CDS encoding VWA domain-containing protein, with product MNRLRSQSRQSEGAVIVLLVIMLPVLLIMAAYAINIAYVEAVTADSQVVTDAAVCAAGRMYVQTGDKAAALAAAQDAAARNPVAGQVVPISMGDLEFGISVRESLEESYSFEPLTNENQLGNAVRLTTLSLANAPNAVFSPLFPTLGTNIEIRPRRVAVSTQSTMDVALVIDRSGSMAYASDETPDPYVNPAAAPPEWTYGAPVPPNSRWLDLVASVNAFSGFLEDSPQSEKLCLTTYADSGTRNCDLTHTYSYISDQLDGISYQFDGGGTSVGYGLESGLAALTDATHARPYAVRTMVLMSDGHHNTGRSPESMTYALKGSGVTLFTITFSDDADQWRMASLANECGGEHFHASDATQLQNAFEQIAKKLPSLMTQ
- a CDS encoding TadE/TadG family type IV pilus assembly protein is translated as MVTRNKPSHRNGIAVTELAVGLPLLLVVMMGTVEACTMIRLQQKMKMVAYEGARVGLLPEAMADNVEWQCETLSADQRLNDIVVVLDPVDPRTLDSGDWFTVEVRAPFSSNALMGGWGFGNYDLAESVTLQKP
- a CDS encoding DUF481 domain-containing protein → MHFQLMRSIHPLQRILFAFAGWLALTTCVHAQSSPGWQMGQSTFNGSGYDLPQPLPAPAAVPAAESAPSTATDSLDLPADASGQEASMNWNELPSGWNEAFGLSPAQLESPVLDAPLPDSVIQSTSYSDVVASGHVIESPPLQEEVVSWYQRPWVWMTKGWKNHAEFGLDGSSGNADTLALQTGLEMKRKTDKYTLALDFDYRQASASDVITEDNGRFNLDYDRLINDSNWSVFGKFGMEFDKFKSFDLRLNLNSGLGYYWIRNDTTNLVTRFGAGASKEIGSPDDSWIPEAVLGIEADHQLTSRQKVKAKLDFFPAWDDFSDYRLVTDVAWETLLSDSDNFSLRLSLTDRYDSTPQGALKNDFYYSALLLYKF